From a single Candidatus Thorarchaeota archaeon genomic region:
- a CDS encoding DUF2095 family protein: MERKDFEKAFPALSDEMATGETKTYRIAGVRQEMNESRSPGEKETYLPDVVDYIRRCDTVSQAVEIIEYLLKRGELTKSQASSIKRQLKSEGLRSFGAKKERDYYLHHGIGE, encoded by the coding sequence ATGGAAAGAAAGGACTTCGAGAAAGCATTTCCCGCACTCAGTGATGAGATGGCGACTGGCGAAACAAAGACGTATAGAATTGCCGGAGTTCGTCAAGAAATGAACGAGTCAAGGTCTCCTGGAGAGAAAGAAACATACCTACCAGATGTGGTCGACTACATACGCCGTTGTGATACTGTTTCTCAGGCTGTTGAGATTATTGAGTACTTGCTTAAACGAGGGGAGCTTACCAAGTCCCAAGCATCGTCTATCAAGAGACAACTCAAATCAGAAGGCCTTAGAAGCTTCGGCGCCAAAAAGGAACGTGACTACTATCTTCATCACGGCATTGGAGAATGA
- a CDS encoding V-type ATP synthase subunit A: MTEHIGRIESIAGPVVRCSGIPGVQMYEVVRVGDEKLIGEVIEVSEDEFTVQVYEETSGVAPGEPVIATGSPLSVELGPGLLGSIYDGIQRPLPELKELSGDFITRGLTVEGLDKEKKWLFKPTKKEGDTVLPGDIIGEVPETGIITSKILIPHNVEGEIVEIVPEGEYTIVDTICKVKDARGDIYDVIMLQKTPVRIGRTYKTRAPMDTPLITGQRVIDTFMPQAKGGTGAIPGGFGTGKTVTLHQFAKWADAQVVVYVGCGERGNEMTEALEEWPHLKDPRTGRPLMERTVLIANTSNMPVAAREASIYVAVTIAEYFRDQGYDVALMADSTSRWAEALREISGRLGQLPSEEGYPAYLGSRLAQFYERGGRMETLGSDKRFGSITICGAVSPPGGDFSEPVTQATLRIVKVFWALDKDLAARRFFPAINTLTSYSLYHSTLEEWHKEHLGPDWPELVKAAMAILQKDQELREIVQLVGPDALPESERATLEAARIIKEDFLTQSALHEIDTYCPIGKTYRMLRIIINFARKMSEIVDVGASVRRILEFSVLDNIARMKIAPWDSYDSTMDAIEEKMEHEFQALSEELAAAGVVSHAME, encoded by the coding sequence ATGACCGAACATATTGGACGGATTGAGAGTATTGCCGGGCCTGTAGTCCGATGTAGTGGGATTCCGGGTGTGCAAATGTATGAAGTTGTCCGAGTCGGTGACGAGAAACTCATCGGAGAAGTCATCGAAGTTTCGGAAGACGAGTTTACAGTTCAAGTATACGAGGAAACCTCCGGAGTTGCCCCGGGTGAGCCCGTTATTGCTACTGGCAGCCCTCTCTCTGTTGAGCTTGGTCCTGGCCTACTCGGGTCCATTTATGATGGCATTCAGCGACCACTTCCAGAACTAAAAGAGTTGTCTGGAGATTTTATCACTCGTGGTCTTACAGTTGAGGGTCTTGATAAAGAAAAGAAATGGCTGTTTAAACCCACCAAAAAAGAGGGCGACACGGTCTTACCTGGTGACATCATCGGTGAGGTTCCCGAAACTGGTATTATCACTTCCAAGATTTTAATCCCTCACAATGTTGAAGGGGAGATAGTTGAAATAGTCCCCGAGGGGGAATATACTATTGTCGATACAATCTGTAAGGTCAAGGATGCTCGTGGTGACATTTATGATGTCATTATGCTGCAGAAGACCCCAGTTCGTATAGGCAGAACCTACAAAACACGAGCACCCATGGACACTCCTCTTATCACCGGGCAACGAGTTATTGATACGTTCATGCCTCAGGCAAAAGGGGGCACTGGTGCGATTCCTGGAGGATTCGGGACTGGGAAAACTGTTACCCTCCATCAATTTGCTAAATGGGCTGATGCTCAGGTTGTTGTATATGTGGGCTGCGGCGAACGAGGCAATGAGATGACCGAGGCACTTGAAGAGTGGCCGCACCTGAAAGATCCACGGACTGGACGTCCACTAATGGAACGTACCGTTCTTATCGCAAACACCTCGAATATGCCTGTTGCAGCACGAGAGGCCTCTATCTATGTTGCAGTGACCATTGCTGAATATTTCAGGGATCAGGGTTATGATGTGGCACTGATGGCCGATTCTACATCTAGATGGGCTGAGGCCTTGCGAGAGATCTCAGGTCGTCTTGGACAGTTACCTTCGGAGGAGGGTTATCCGGCTTATCTTGGTTCACGCCTTGCTCAATTCTATGAACGCGGGGGGCGTATGGAAACACTAGGGTCTGACAAACGATTTGGGTCAATCACCATCTGTGGAGCGGTATCGCCTCCCGGTGGTGACTTTTCGGAGCCAGTTACTCAGGCAACTTTACGTATTGTCAAGGTCTTTTGGGCATTAGACAAAGATTTGGCCGCTAGACGATTCTTCCCCGCAATTAATACACTGACAAGTTATTCACTCTATCATAGTACACTTGAAGAGTGGCATAAAGAGCATCTTGGGCCCGACTGGCCTGAATTGGTAAAGGCCGCAATGGCAATTCTACAGAAGGATCAAGAACTTAGAGAGATCGTCCAGTTGGTTGGGCCTGACGCCCTACCCGAATCAGAACGGGCAACCTTGGAGGCAGCACGAATCATCAAGGAAGACTTCCTCACCCAGAGCGCCTTACACGAGATCGATACCTATTGTCCTATTGGGAAGACATACCGAATGCTTCGAATTATTATCAACTTCGCACGCAAGATGTCTGAAATAGTTGATGTAGGTGCCAGTGTGCGGCGTATCCTTGAATTTAGCGTCTTGGATAATATTGCACGGATGAAGATTGCACCATGGGATAGCTATGACTCGACAATGGATGCCATCGAGGAGAAAATGGAGCATGAGTTTCAAGCTCTCTCAGAAGAACTGGCAGCGGCTGGCGTTGTTTCTCATGCTATGGAATAA
- a CDS encoding MarR family transcriptional regulator, translating into MMTDAELKEELKDMKLTKSQMIVLDILRSSGKDGVTPKQLLDKVSFAPRTVRYALRKLLKKKLIKRVPCLQDMRQYIYIPA; encoded by the coding sequence ATGATGACCGATGCAGAACTTAAGGAAGAACTTAAGGACATGAAACTAACCAAGAGTCAGATGATTGTACTTGATATTCTGCGAAGTAGTGGAAAAGACGGTGTCACCCCCAAACAACTCTTGGATAAGGTGTCATTTGCTCCACGGACTGTTAGATACGCACTTAGAAAACTGTTGAAAAAGAAACTGATCAAACGAGTACCCTGTCTTCAGGATATGCGGCAGTACATTTACATCCCTGCATGA
- a CDS encoding uracil-DNA glycosylase, with translation MVISQLDAIRSEIAQCTNCPLHETRLHTVPGEGSPTARLMIVGEAPGAREDETGRPFVGRSGELLTTLLSEIGISRDEIFITSVMKCRPPKNRTPRQGEIASCIPYLFRQIEAIRPAIVMLVGGVAISAVIGPWRLSEAHGRFYETEEQKFFMTYHPAAALRFPKTADIIRQDLQIIKAELELSGH, from the coding sequence ATGGTGATCTCACAGCTAGATGCCATTCGCTCCGAAATTGCGCAGTGCACCAACTGTCCACTGCACGAGACTCGTCTTCATACAGTGCCTGGAGAAGGATCCCCTACTGCTCGCCTGATGATAGTCGGCGAGGCTCCTGGAGCACGTGAAGACGAAACTGGTAGACCTTTTGTTGGCCGATCCGGGGAGCTCTTGACCACACTTCTCTCAGAAATTGGGATTTCTCGTGATGAGATTTTTATCACTTCAGTCATGAAATGCAGGCCACCGAAAAATCGTACTCCTCGACAAGGCGAGATTGCATCATGTATCCCCTATCTCTTTCGCCAGATCGAGGCGATTCGTCCTGCGATTGTTATGCTTGTTGGGGGCGTGGCAATCTCTGCTGTTATTGGTCCGTGGCGGCTCTCTGAGGCGCATGGACGCTTCTATGAGACAGAAGAGCAGAAATTCTTTATGACCTACCATCCAGCAGCGGCATTACGTTTTCCAAAGACTGCCGATATCATACGTCAAGACCTTCAGATTATCAAGGCGGAGTTGGAATTGAGTGGTCATTAA
- a CDS encoding NTP transferase domain-containing protein, translating to MKSGAKMKAAILAAGYSTRMAPLSANMPKHLLPVAGQPLIFHTLRALREAGIEETLIITGYREEDLRRGINEHDWTPMKIEYITQTERKGTAHAAALAKEFAGNDEILLMNGDVMMGAGEFTNLIACHSKSGLHMTMAVIYKEDPTSYGVVVADQKSKATDLVEKPPKESIPSNLVNAGIYIAGPKLWEAIAKTGLSSRGEYEITDSIKMLINQGQVNVYKIQTWWIDVGRPWDLLTANEQILKDAVRRIEGTVEEGATIKGNVIVDPSAIIRSGAYIMGPAFIGPECVVGPNCFIRPYTYLERKVKVGNAVEIKNSIIMQGTNVGHLSYVGDSIIGRHSNFGAGTITANLRHDNKSVKVTVKGKRMDSGRRKMGAIIGDDVKTGIGTSIGPGVVIHQGARTGIGVIVDRDIPAHTLVIAEQPKQSISLKS from the coding sequence ATGAAATCAGGAGCAAAAATGAAGGCCGCAATACTCGCTGCTGGCTATTCTACAAGAATGGCACCATTGTCAGCAAACATGCCAAAACACCTCCTCCCGGTGGCAGGTCAACCACTAATCTTTCATACCCTCCGAGCGCTACGTGAAGCAGGTATCGAAGAAACTCTGATCATCACAGGATACAGAGAGGAGGATCTTAGAAGGGGAATTAACGAGCATGACTGGACCCCCATGAAAATAGAGTACATTACGCAGACAGAACGTAAGGGGACCGCTCATGCTGCTGCTCTTGCAAAGGAATTTGCAGGGAATGATGAAATTCTTCTAATGAATGGGGATGTAATGATGGGTGCTGGCGAATTCACGAATCTCATCGCCTGTCACTCCAAGAGCGGATTACACATGACTATGGCGGTAATATACAAAGAGGACCCAACTTCATACGGGGTTGTTGTGGCAGATCAAAAAAGCAAGGCCACTGACCTCGTTGAGAAACCGCCAAAGGAGAGCATCCCAAGTAATCTAGTTAATGCGGGAATATACATTGCTGGACCAAAACTCTGGGAGGCCATTGCAAAGACGGGGCTTTCATCTCGTGGGGAGTATGAGATCACCGACTCCATTAAGATGCTCATCAACCAAGGGCAGGTCAATGTATACAAGATACAGACTTGGTGGATTGATGTAGGACGACCGTGGGATCTACTGACTGCAAACGAACAGATTCTAAAAGATGCAGTACGCCGGATAGAGGGGACAGTCGAAGAAGGAGCGACTATCAAAGGGAACGTTATTGTCGATCCAAGTGCAATCATTAGAAGTGGGGCATATATTATGGGACCTGCATTCATTGGTCCCGAGTGTGTGGTGGGACCAAACTGCTTCATTAGACCATATACATATCTCGAACGCAAGGTCAAGGTCGGTAATGCTGTAGAGATCAAAAATTCAATCATTATGCAGGGAACAAATGTGGGCCATCTCTCGTATGTCGGAGATAGTATAATTGGTAGACACTCCAATTTCGGGGCGGGGACGATCACAGCCAATCTACGTCATGATAACAAGTCAGTAAAGGTAACAGTCAAGGGGAAACGTATGGATTCCGGTAGACGAAAGATGGGGGCAATAATCGGGGATGATGTCAAGACGGGAATTGGTACGTCAATAGGTCCCGGTGTGGTCATTCATCAGGGAGCCAGAACAGGAATCGGCGTGATCGTTGATAGGGATATCCCAGCCCATACACTGGTCATAGCCGAACAACCAAAACAGAGTATCAGTCTGAAGTCATAA
- a CDS encoding B12-binding domain-containing radical SAM protein, with amino-acid sequence MQEEFQEHNAYLKDSRNVDVLFGMCYPSTYRAGMTGLATHLFYSALNLRSDTSCERYFRYDTRSPVHSVESGRPLRSNHIIGFTLTYENDILHLVQMLEMGEIPIWNTARTEKDPIVIVGGPAISGNPEPYRDFVDAFAIGEGDFVIHGIIEAAKSSNTRRETISRLATIPSVYVPTIEQGIIKRSIIRDIDDLFHPTQQVVPIVPDGDRREPVFGKALLVEVTRGCKHSCKFCLIGHISRPGRTRSLESVKNIIIEGIQKTPVRKVALIGSSVGDMDELEDLMAWMEKKELEFSVPSLRADRITKNTLKLLAKVGQRTLTFAPETGSEELRRSLGKGLSDEHIERAAAMATEAGMRAIKLYFIVGLPGETEEDVKSIGTMVRRISDISGLKVTVSANPFIPKAHTRFEREPQLPISEIRRRLRIVEKDLRNIPHSTIESLDPRFARIQAALSLGDRSLSKVIWKAAQYGGLGGWRRGEKETGIEFFNLANNGERLQDTLPWSFIR; translated from the coding sequence TTGCAAGAAGAATTTCAAGAACACAATGCGTACCTCAAGGACTCTAGGAACGTCGATGTACTCTTCGGAATGTGTTATCCTTCAACATATCGAGCGGGGATGACGGGTCTTGCAACGCACCTTTTTTATTCAGCACTGAATTTGAGATCGGATACGTCATGTGAGAGATACTTTAGGTATGACACAAGATCGCCCGTCCATTCAGTCGAGTCCGGTCGCCCACTTCGATCAAACCACATTATTGGGTTCACACTTACTTACGAGAACGACATTTTGCATCTTGTCCAGATGTTAGAGATGGGAGAGATTCCAATCTGGAATACAGCTCGAACTGAAAAAGACCCGATAGTGATCGTAGGAGGACCCGCAATAAGCGGAAATCCGGAACCCTATAGGGACTTTGTTGACGCATTTGCAATTGGAGAGGGGGACTTTGTAATTCATGGAATCATTGAGGCTGCAAAAAGCTCTAATACTCGCAGAGAGACAATTTCGCGGTTAGCCACAATACCCTCTGTTTATGTACCAACAATAGAGCAGGGAATCATTAAGAGAAGCATAATTAGGGACATTGATGATCTATTCCATCCCACACAACAAGTGGTGCCCATAGTCCCAGATGGGGATAGACGCGAGCCAGTTTTTGGAAAGGCGTTATTAGTTGAGGTCACACGAGGCTGTAAACACTCATGCAAATTTTGTCTGATTGGACATATCTCACGTCCTGGAAGAACAAGATCGCTGGAAAGCGTGAAGAATATCATTATCGAAGGAATCCAGAAGACACCAGTACGAAAGGTCGCACTCATTGGATCCTCAGTAGGAGACATGGATGAGTTAGAAGACCTCATGGCATGGATGGAAAAAAAAGAACTAGAGTTTTCTGTACCATCTCTGAGGGCAGATAGAATCACCAAGAACACCTTGAAGCTATTAGCAAAGGTGGGGCAACGTACACTGACATTTGCCCCCGAGACCGGATCAGAAGAGCTGAGGCGATCTCTCGGGAAGGGCCTTAGTGATGAGCATATTGAGAGAGCCGCAGCAATGGCAACTGAGGCAGGTATGCGAGCAATCAAATTATACTTCATCGTGGGACTACCCGGTGAAACGGAAGAGGATGTAAAGAGTATTGGGACAATGGTCCGACGTATCTCTGACATATCAGGACTCAAAGTCACCGTAAGCGCCAACCCATTTATTCCAAAGGCGCATACAAGATTCGAGCGAGAACCACAACTGCCCATTTCAGAGATTCGGCGGAGGCTAAGGATCGTCGAAAAGGACTTGCGTAACATCCCTCACTCCACGATAGAGTCATTAGACCCAAGATTTGCAAGAATACAGGCCGCATTATCATTGGGCGACCGATCTCTCTCAAAGGTCATATGGAAAGCCGCACAATATGGAGGGCTTGGTGGGTGGAGGCGTGGAGAAAAGGAAACAGGGATTGAATTCTTCAATCTGGCCAACAATGGGGAGAGACTTCAAGACACACTACCTTGGTCATTTATAAGATAA
- a CDS encoding V-type ATP synthase subunit B: MSKETSITYRTVSDVSGPLLVVENTHNVAYNEVVRIRTPSGKLLTGTVLETGRGKAVIQVFEGTSGLDTTFTAVRFTGETLKLPVSTEILGRVLDGSGDPLDDGPPLTAEDHWDIYGSPINPYARQYPRQPIQTGLSVIDGLNTLVRGQKLPIFSGSGLPHNRIAAQIVRQAKIPGEESDFAIVFAAMGITATEAQYFIKSFEETGALEHTALFLNLADDPAIERIITPRAALTAAEYLAYESDMHVLVLLSDMTNYAEALREISAARSEVPGRRGYPGYLYTDLSMIYERAGRIHGRKGTITQMPILSMPQDDMTHPIPDLSGYITEGQIILSRSLHRAGIYPPIDPGPSLSRLMKEGIGKDMTRFDHKEVQAQLYYAYSEGRDLRDLVAVVGSEALTERDQKYLNFANRFEHKFINQGEHEDRSFEETLDLGWALLSEFPERELKRCDPSTISWARDQGVYRYTSP; the protein is encoded by the coding sequence ATGAGCAAGGAAACATCAATCACTTATCGAACAGTTTCCGATGTAAGTGGCCCGCTCCTCGTAGTGGAAAACACACATAATGTCGCATATAATGAAGTGGTCAGAATCCGTACTCCCTCGGGTAAACTCCTTACAGGCACGGTTCTTGAGACTGGGCGTGGGAAGGCTGTAATTCAGGTCTTTGAGGGAACTAGTGGTCTTGACACAACTTTTACGGCAGTACGTTTTACTGGTGAGACCCTGAAGCTTCCAGTATCTACCGAAATTCTTGGAAGAGTTCTTGATGGCTCTGGTGATCCGCTGGATGATGGTCCTCCTCTTACTGCTGAGGACCACTGGGATATCTATGGTTCTCCTATTAATCCCTACGCGCGACAATATCCGCGCCAACCCATTCAAACAGGTCTCTCAGTGATTGATGGTCTAAACACTTTGGTACGAGGCCAAAAGCTACCAATCTTTTCTGGTTCTGGTCTGCCTCATAATAGAATTGCAGCACAGATTGTTCGTCAGGCCAAGATCCCCGGAGAAGAGTCCGACTTTGCAATAGTCTTTGCGGCTATGGGCATCACGGCAACAGAGGCTCAGTATTTCATCAAATCATTTGAAGAAACAGGTGCGCTGGAACATACCGCTCTATTTCTAAATCTGGCTGATGATCCTGCTATTGAGCGTATCATCACACCTCGTGCAGCACTAACAGCTGCTGAATACCTTGCCTATGAGTCCGATATGCACGTACTTGTTCTTCTGTCCGACATGACCAACTATGCTGAAGCTCTGCGTGAGATCAGTGCGGCCAGGTCCGAGGTTCCCGGTCGTCGTGGTTATCCCGGTTATCTCTATACCGATCTAAGTATGATATATGAACGAGCAGGACGAATACATGGACGTAAGGGTACTATCACTCAGATGCCAATTCTCTCCATGCCTCAAGATGACATGACTCATCCAATTCCCGATCTATCAGGATACATTACTGAGGGGCAGATTATCCTCAGTCGTAGTCTGCATCGCGCGGGTATTTACCCCCCCATCGATCCCGGTCCTTCCCTCAGCCGGTTGATGAAGGAAGGTATTGGTAAGGATATGACTCGATTCGATCACAAAGAAGTCCAGGCCCAGCTGTACTATGCCTATTCTGAGGGGCGCGACCTGCGAGATCTTGTTGCAGTGGTTGGTTCAGAGGCTCTCACAGAACGCGATCAAAAATATCTCAACTTTGCTAACCGCTTTGAACATAAATTCATTAATCAAGGTGAGCATGAGGATAGGTCCTTCGAGGAGACCCTTGACCTTGGTTGGGCACTACTAAGCGAGTTTCCCGAACGAGAACTCAAACGGTGTGATCCATCTACAATCTCTTGGGCTCGGGATCAGGGAGTATACAGATACACTTCTCCCTGA